The following are encoded together in the Pan troglodytes isolate AG18354 chromosome 6, NHGRI_mPanTro3-v2.0_pri, whole genome shotgun sequence genome:
- the LOC134810436 gene encoding putative postmeiotic segregation increased 2-like protein 3 isoform X3, whose product MNTLQGPVSFKDVAVDFTQEEWQQLDPDEKTTYGDVMLENYSHLVSVGYDYHQAKHHHGVEVKEVEQGEEPWIMEGEFPCQHSPEPAKAIKPIDRKSVHQICSGPVVLSLSTAVKELVENSLDAGATNIDLKLKDYGVDLIEVSDNGCGVEEENFEGLTLKHHTCKIQEFADLTEVETFGFQGEALSSLCALSDVTISTCHASVKVGTRLVFDHDGKIIQKTPYPHPRGTTVSVKQLFSTLPVHHKEFQRNIKKTCLLPLRLLP is encoded by the exons ATGAACACATTGCAG GGGCCAGTGTCATTCAAAGATGTGGCTGTGGATTTCACCCAGGAGGAGTGGCAGCAACTGGACCCTGATGAGAAGACAACATACGGGGATGTGATGTTGGAGAACTACAGCCATCTAGTTTCTGTGG GGTATGATTATCACCAAGCCAAACATCATCATGGAGTGGAGGTGAAGGAAGTGGAGCAGGGAGAGGAGCCGTGGATAATGGAAGGTGAATTTCCATGTCAACATAGTCCAG AACCTGCTAAGGCCATCAAACCTATTGATCGGAAGTCAGTCCATCAGATTTGCTCTGGGCCAGTGGTACTGAGTCTAAGCACTGCAGTGAAGGAGTTAGTAGAAAACAGTCTGGATGCTGGTGCCACTAATATTG ATCTAAAGCTTAAGGACTATGGAGTGGATCTCATTGAAGTTTCAGACAATGGATGTGGGGTAGAAGAAGAAAACTTTGAAGGCTTAA CTCTGAAACATCACACATGTAAGATTCAAGAGTTTGCCGACCTAACTGAGGTTGAAACTTTCGGCTTTCAGGGGGAAGCTCTGAGCTCACTGTGTGCACTGAG CGATGTCACCATTTCTACCTGCCATGCATCGGTGAAGGTTGGGACTCGACTGGTGTTTGATCACGATGGGAAAATAATCCAGaaaaccccctacccccaccccagaggGACCACAGTCAGCGTGAAGCAGTTATTTTCTACACTACCTGTGCACCATAAGGAATTTCAAAGGAATAttaagaag acgtgcctgcttccccttcgccttctgccgtga